TTTCATCTGCACAGCCGAGATGATTGACTACGTAAAGCCCAAAAGTCTCGAGGAAGGGTGGGACATCGTGGAACATCCTACATTTTCCCCACCCCTATCAGAGACCGAGGACGTTGAGCACTGGTTGCGCGCTATGTACATAGATGTCCCAAAGAAATAGTGAGGTATCTTTGTCCTGCTGTCCATAATCTTCATTATTATCTCATGTATCCATTTTTTCCAACCGAAAAAAATCTTCTACATTCATGTGAATAGCTAGTGATCTTTAGATTAGGTGATGGCCGTGTTTGTGGCATTTTCTGAAACTGGAATCGTCAGGCCACGGTAAAATGTTTATGGTTTATGAAGTAAATCACCAATCACGTAGATAAAATAACTCACTGGTAAGTTGCAATTGCTTTGCCACTGTGTGCATAGTAGAAGATATGGTAAACTGAACTCCTTCATCCACGTACAGAATTAAAGAACGTAGTGAAGCTTCTTGCAATAGGTTGTAAAGATGTTTGTTTGAAGTGTTGTACTGGTTGGCCTCACGGAAAATCACAGTGAATTAACTTTTTGGTTATGTAATGGAAATGAGTGGAAGTTGTTTCGTAAAAATGGTTTTTGCTAGTAAATGACTTCTGGGAAAATCATAATCAATTAACTTCTTTTTAGTTGGAGGCAGTAGTGGACGTTATTTTCTTCATAGTTTACTGCTCACAGACCATTGAATTCTACTTGTTCGCTCGTCTATGATGCAGAATAGCAATGTACTGTTCTTCGTCAAGATTAAGTCGAAATTGACACCTTGTTGATCGCTAAGGTCGCTCGATACTTTTCATCATTTGTCACCTAGCAGAAGGGGGCTGTGTTGATCAATGTCATCCATGGTCTTTGCATCATCAATTGTTTCATAATAATATTAAAAGGAGAAAATATTTTCCTTATAAAGtactcaatttaaaaaaaataatatcattgTTATTTTACACTAATATTACGCAGATCAATCAGACCGTTAGTCATCGAAACATGTTCCATATAAAATAACGAAATTGTTGCAAGATATCATCATTTATCTATTACGATCATCATCGCCTTGTGTTGGTATTAGTTGCAATATACATACGTACACAAATGCCTACACAACATTACATATACGGCATTTCAAGGATCTAGGTATTAGTATAGAACACTATTGGTTGCTCTAAAATATTTTGTATTGGAATCATGGAAGTACCATGACGACACTTTGAAATAGTTGGCTATAGAACATTAATTGCACTAAATAAAGGGCTGAAGAAGTGTTGTTTTGCCTTCAGAAGCTTTCTATCCAACACTAGTAGCCTTCGACGGGTTTTGGTGTATCGAACTAAAGAAATCCAAGTCCTGCAAGCTCTTTGACATGAGCAGGTGGAAGGGGTGGTGGGCACCAATCTTTAACTAAACCATCAACATCCTCGACTACATACTCCTGTTTTTTATGTTTGGAAAAAAAATGATCAGACATCGTGAAGGAACTTAAAAAAGAATCAAAAACATAGCTTTAAGGTCACAAAAACTGGAGCTGCTGGAAGCAACAATTGGAAAAAGATAATATAAAACAGTTTGATCATTAGGTAATATTTATGCTGGAAACTACTAAAGCAAGGAGTCTGTATATCTCTGTTGAATGTAAATGATCAAAGGTGATAGGCGAACTAATTAGTATGAAGAAGGGGTGACTCACTCTCATCAGCAATTGTTTTCCGCGTGTGTAAAAATGGTGCTTCCAAATTTGTCGGCCAAAAACTGATGCGATGGTAATGGCGTAGAATATGCTCATGAAGGGGATAATCACTATGACAAAAAACTCCATAATGAACATCAACTCTAGCCAAGCTCGATCAACTTCTGCCATGGATCCATAGTAAAATGCTTTGATACACTCATTCCTCCTGCAGAATATGCCAAATAAATCCTTGAGCAACAAAGACATGTATATAGCTGAAAAGGGAAACAAGTAAACAAATTGACGTAGCAATCAGATGGGTTAAGGTCTTAAGGATAGGGCAATGAATGAGCTGAGCCAAGCTTGACTGAGCTCAAGCTTGGTTAGCAAAATCCTTATCAAAATTGAGCTTGTTATCAAAGCTCAATTAGTCATTGTCGTGCTTAAAAATTAGTCAAAATAAtgatctaataaataaattttattattttctcaCTTTTAATATATTGTAAATAATATAAAAGTATAGAAATTGTGCGATatgtataatatttttaatatatttgcatgtgaaataagattttagacaaattaataaataaggTTATTTACAGAAAAAATTTAATTCTAAATCAACCATGGTTTGACTTTACTGCCCACAAATAAATCTTTCAGAAATTGCAGAACATGGATATAAAGATTTGCAGGAGAAATTCCAAGATAGAATTCCATCTACGATGAATGTCTGGCTTCagaaataagcaaaaaaaaaaaagtcagacAAATACCAGGATCTGTTGTCTTGATATGATTGAGGGTTGCGCTTGAGTATTCCTAGATGATAGCAAGCCAGGAAGAATCCGGAAAATCCAAGAAGAAGGCAACATAGTAGCACCACTATGGATACAAGAACAAATAGTAAGAACATTACTGCAAAAATAGAGCAGTACTCTCTAAAACAACATTTGTTTAAGAGTCCAATAGATTCCAATTCATAAATATATGCTAGATATATATCTTCTAGAGACAGATTTTTCCTCTAAAGGACTAAATTAGTTAGAGAATTTACTATGACAATCAACATAAATACATTCACTGCATATTTTTATTCTTTGCATATGCTAGGCTTTTAAACTGTCTTTGAGGATGTATCCTGCGTGAATAATATGGAACTTATTTCCTGAACATTTTCAGACTTGACTGGCTCGTTTTAGTGAAAGTTCAGCAATAATAAATCTAAAATCAGCCAGTGTAGTATTCTTTTCatagttttaaagaaaaaaagtgAACTAAATGCAACACAATCCATTGTTTCAAGAGTCTTCAAGAGTGATTTGTTGACTTGACTGACTACATATAAAGATGCATTTTGATTTCCATGGATCTGAAATCATTAACTATTTGTCCTAAACGAGCATACTCTATCATAGAAATGGTATATGCTTCATCCTGTTTGCCAGTTATGCTTCCATCTAATTCTTGTTTGAACATCAAGATCAAAACAGCTATCACAACAAACACTATTGATTACTCTCCCTTCCAGAGGGGCATTTCCATTAGGTGTTTGCAGGTTAATTAGCATCAATTCCTGCTTAAATTAAGAGTGACCAACTCTTGGATCTGATTTTGCACTTCGAACAAAATTCCaatttataaatacatttaaaataaaatcactcTATTCCTAGAAAAAAATGTATGTCTCACCAAAAATTCAGAACTGGATTGTGTTAACTATCATTATGATTTCATCATCATAATCATCAGTATCAGTAATTGCCATAGAATGGATAGAGGAAACATACCAAGACCATAATAGACATTGAATTCTGTAGCATAAACCCTGCCTAACGGCCACCAATAGTAGAAATAGTCGTAAAAAGTTCTACCATGAGAGTAACTGAATCTGCCAAAATAAGTCTGGGTTCCACAAACCAAATACCCGATACTTGCCAATAAACAGATTGTCTGGAGTAACACAGTGCGGTCATGTGAGAAAAACAAACAAGATATGATGTTCTCTACATAATAATGAATTAATAGGATGAAGTGAAAGCAAACCTACAATTTGAATCATTGCAAATAAGCATAGTATATTTCGAAACTTGAGGAACTGGAGAATTCTCCCTTTTCTTTCTGGATGAATATGTATCCTTAGATAGTAGGGAGCTTTGCAATCTGTACAGTTGGCAAATGCAAATCTTTCCTAAACAAAAAGAAATTTGTGAACTCAGATATAATGGGAGaacattttttttacaaaagaaataaaacagaGAATGTGTACCATAACACAAATACAAAAATTGCTAAGATGGCTTTCGTCAAATAAGATCTAGTTCATTACTTAATATTCCTTCTTGAATTTGACATTTCATGCCTAATCAGCTAGTCTATTCCCTTAACAACACCAGAGAGACTGAGAAACTACTGTAACTATTATTCATACCCAAATTAGTCAACACCCATGCTCCATGCAAGTTATTTCTCTTTAAATGCATGACTATGTTTATTGCTTGAAATATGTTTATAGTCCAAGCAATCAACTAAAAGCACTTGTTCCCACTAGGTACGAATATTCTAGAGGTTGACTTCTAAGTGTGCATGAGTTGTGCTCCAATTAGGGGAACTAAGAGAAAAGGCCATCTACctattatccaaaaaaaaaaaaaaaaaaactaactaaaagCCCTTGTTTGGAATCaaagttaattattatttagTCTGCGCCAATATGACTGTTAATAGTCTTGCATAAAGCAACCAGTCAACcatagggctgtaaacgagccgagccgagccgagctttggggtgttcaagcttgtttgataagataaccgagccgagccgagccgagcttaaaatgaaccaaacttttgaaatgagtgttcaagtttggcttggtttattttttatgagcttgagcttggttcgtttagatgttatcaagctctcaattcaagcttggcttgagcttggttcgtttagatattatcaagctctcaactcaagcttgtttgattgtttgaaacttttaattgtttgattggttattaagattgataatttaaatttatttatttattttattttattttattatttatttaggatattgaaaagaattttattaataaatatggttcgtgaacattgttcacgaacgttgttcacgaacgttgttcacgaacgttaacgagctgaacacataagtgttcaagcttgtttgtttagcttaacaagctattcaagcttgtttgtttaattaatcctatgtatattgaacgaacataaacaagctcttaccaagccgaacaccaagcttgttcacgaacgcttggttcatttacagccctgaCTCAACCATTGAGAAAAAAGAAATTCAAAACTTTCTCATCCAAGCTTGATATCTTTTGTGATGACTctcaaatttttctaatttatgcTATTGTCACTCCCCTCGAGTATTCTTCACACCTCAAGCACTAAAAAATTCAgtcaaaaaaattatttcacaATTAACCATGAGATTATCGGTATGTAATTCCATCTTTTCAAGTGTCTGGCTTATCAAAGATGCGAGAATATTGTCTGCTAATATATCAATAAAAAAACACCACAGCTTAACATGCAAATAACCATCTTTAATTtcaaccaaaataaaaatcagaTCTCTCTAGGAAAAAAGAAGGATTAGTACTTTTCTTAACTCACCTTTACAGCCCTATGATAGTTCAAGCATTCTCGGTGGACGAACTTCGAAGATCCCTCGCATTTGCAGGGTGAAATGAGATCCCTTCCtgaaaaatttacaaaagaaGAAGCCGAAACAATTCAGAAACCCATTTTTTCTCGAAAAACCCGTCATCCAAACCAGAAAAGATAAACCCCCTTTTggcttatcattttttttttcttttttcaatctCCATTAGAACTCAAGTGGATGAACCAAGACTGATCGAAAAACCGAAAGAGGGGtagaaaaaaaaagtaataagGAGAGAGAAGAGATTGGGAGAAGGGATTTGAGGGAAGAAAATCACCATCACTTCTGAGGCAGACTCGGCAAAGGATTTGACTCAGCCGCCCAGCCTCCAGCTGGTCTACCTCATCGGGAGCATCGAGGGGCTCGGACGCCACAAGGGAGCCCTTCGTCTCCGCCATTAACCAAGAAGCGAAGAAGAGCAAGAGCAAAGAGCCTCCCCGGCTCAAACCCGAATATATAGATTTAAATAAGCAATATTCAATTAGCCCCTTGAAATTTGGGTCGCTGCCATTACAAACTATTGCCCATAGAATATTTCATAAAAGGTCGTGCGATTCAATAACTTAAACTAAATGGATTTACTAAACACTCATCTAAATATATGTAAAAGATAAAAGGGTTCAATTGCAAATTAGTTCAAGTCGAAAGTAACGATCCATTCCCAACGCGTTTGCATTTCTAAAACGGAGAGGGGGTTATTGTAAATTCAGTAGTTCAGATTTGACGTAGGATTACgacaattattattatttatttattatttataatatttggCCGGATAAGTTTTGGTCTCAAAAGTCAATTCGTAAGAAAGGCTTCGACTTGGCAAAGGCCAGCAAGTCAAACCAACAATTCCTTTGCATTTCTTCTGCACGTCAATTAATTCCCGTCGTTATGTTTCCAGCTGGAAAATAAAGGGAAATAATTGAAGGAAAATTGTTATCCAATAAAAATAGGAGTGTAATcaagtcaaattaaattaaattttgaatatttaagttttatttatttattattgaaccgaatttaaattttatttaacgaatatatttattTCTCACGagattattaaaatttttattgagcctaaatgaaattaataaatttaaatttaaatatttaataaaaattaaattatatatttaaaaaaaattataatattcttattaaaatttataattttatttttataaataaatttaatatatttatctatatgtttctataaattcaatatcaaaattattatttttatttaaaaattgattcatgagtttaacgaacatgttcacgagctaataaATTGAATATTATGAACCTTAagcttggtttatttatcttaacaagactcattaaatgagctcaaacgaatttttatcgaatcgagcttcaaaTAGTTCATGAACGACTTGATTTATTTATACTCCTaaataaagataataatatctataaataaaaattatgaataatattagtaaataaaatttataaattatatttatcaatttgTAATCATATAAAGAAGCTCTGACTAATTTGACTATCAAAGTATGAGAAGGGAGAGAGTGGAGGTGTTGGTTTGGTGCAATtcaatcataattttttttaattcaaatatgGTTCACGTCTAAAATGAGAATATATCAACTAACCAATTTAACTGTCAACTAACCGGATTAACATTCAATAAAACACTAGTTGGGACATAAGACTCCTAATTCTTTACAATTTTAATAATTCTGAGATTTGTTGAGAGAGAACTcctgataaaaaaaatcaattagggATGGTTCACTCCCAATTATAATTAGATCATAATTCCAATCTGACCACAATTAATTATGATCCCTTCATAAGTTCATCATCTCCATCAGATTATAATTTGGATCAGAATGGACGGTTAGAAACCGCCCGAAGGCCGTCAGAAGTGGGCAAATACTCAGGTTATCGGGCGCTAAGCAAGAGGCGACCTCCAGACAACCTCCGACAGTCCGCTccgatccaaattataatttattgAGGACGATGAACTCATGAAAAAATCACAAATAATTATGACTGAATTATAATTATGATCCGATTACATTTAAGAATAGATCATCCCTTAGTCCACCTTTTTATTTTATCAATTGAAGATCTGGTCCCATTTGTTTATTTTATGAATTGAAGATCTGGTCCCATTTGTTCATGACATATACCAAACAGAAGTATCCTTGCCGAAGGAAGTTTCCATTGACAGTGTACGGAAGTTGCTTCATATTTTTATCCTGAATTATCAATCAatgtaatattataattttctataagattcatatcaaaatatttttttctactcATAAATAGGTTGAAATGCTCTAATTTTCATGAAGAACTTAATAATATTATGGATCATTTATAATCATGCATTTTCTGGTTggtgaattattttttttaataatataataCAATGATATTTAGATACTttgatttaccataagaatataataaaaaatcattAGTTAAAATAATCTtatttcttttacatttttacaaTTGAAGAGTGTGGCATTTGTCAAATTGTAATTGCACTAAGGCATTTGAAAGTTAATATATGTACCAAATGTTATATTAACACCTTTTAATCAATACAAATAAGATTTCAAGATTCGCACCATATAATGCAGCAAGGGATCTAAAAGAAACTCTTTATAAGCTTAACAAATCCACAAAGTTGTAACTATGTCAAATAAAATATATCAATATGTTTTAAGAGATTTGTGGTTCCTGTCAAAATGGATACGAAAGAGATCCCTTGGAAGGGCCACATGATCTAGACAGAATTGGTAAAACAAAGATCATCCTTTGCAATTCAACTCAACACACTCGCACTGATCCAATCAACAAATGATAAGCTCTTTACACTAAATTTTGAAGGTGCCTTGGGTTGCAAGGCTTTTGAACCCGAAAAAAAATGTGGGGAAAAAATTAAATTCCAGCTACATGTACAAAAGGAGGAAATTAGGGGAGAAATTTTCATATTGTTATGGCACAGAGATCTTGAAAGACCGTCCTGATGTTTGGTCTCTCATTTGCTGGAAGAATACACCGGAGCGATACTGCAAGCAGTTCGTCCATGACCCTCGGAGCTTCCTCTAAACCTGAGATATCCCTGTCAAAGCAGTCAGTTCCCCTTCCCTCCCTGTTGCACATTTGCACCCAATCGGTAAGATCAACTGCACCCGTTTGGCCTGAGATGATATCACCCGCACTTCTTCGAGTAAGCATCTCCATGAGTATTACGCCGAATGCATACACATCAGCCTTGAAAGATGGGGATGGCTTGCTTGCAGTTTGCAGCTCAGGTGCCCGGTACCCAAGTGCTCCCAAGTTTAAAATTTGTTCTGCTGTTCCATTGTGTGTCATGAGACGATGAAGGCTATAATCTGTCAACCTAGCAGTGAGATCTGGACCAGTGAGGAGGATATTTGTTGGTTTTAGACTTCCATGAGCTAGGCCCTTCTCATTATGGAGGTAATACAAACAACAAGCCACATCGATAGCAATTTTTAGCCTTTGGCTAACCGAGAGGCGGGAGTACCTTCTAGGTGTTGACTCTGCATAAAGAAGCAATTTAACCACAACATTAGATGCTCCCATTGTCTGAAAGCTTAAATATTTGATAACCTCATACAGTCAAATACAATTCAACTTCACAATCACCAACCTAATTTCTAGTTTTAAGCTACAGCCAATGGAGATAAGGTAGGCCAAATAAATGTGCTTTGGAAACAGAAGCGCAAACAAAATTGGTTAAAAGTGAAAGGCCAAACAATATAGcacaagggaaaagaaaaatcacAGCAATAATTGTGTTTTCAATCTCCATGCTTGACCATTCTCATTAACTGCCTATTCTTATAACCTTCTTACATGTCCATGTTTAGCCATTCTGACATTTTGCTCGCAATTGTCTACAACATTCCATCTCACAAGTCTGAAATTCCCTCATTAGACCATCTGCGGCCTGATTTTGTTCTTTCAATTATTTTGTATTCAGTAATTTGTGTGATAGTTGCTGATAATGCACTAGAAGAATGGAAAAACTAGCTCAAGTACTGAACAAAAATATAATGTTGATCCATCTTCTAGTCTACGATTAATCTTCATTTTCTAGCACCAGATAGATAAGGAACAAACTGTAGGTAGcctgaggtagttttgatgtggtcaaccgagttaaaTTTGATCCTGTGTGTATTCGATGCCTTATGCCTAAgtatgcagaaacttaggagcacaagaagtcgagcgaaagacgcaactagcaagaaggatggcacgggagagttGACGGACTCgatgcgtccgagagacgaggtgctgcggaaaagtacgctggcagatgagaaggaagcgtatgATGTTTCCGACGGACGAGAAACCaaagtggaagcttgctcgaggagaaggccgaaaaatgagttcggatgagccctctttcagatggccgaaatcacccaagcgaacggagttGGAACGAAGGAGAAACGAGCAGTCAACAAAGGTTGACTGCTCCAGGTGCCCGgatgctccgggcgctcggactcccTGGGGCAGGCCCAAGGCGCCTCCCTTGGCGAGCTTCGAACGGGTCGTGTCAGTacgatccgggcgcccagaggtggTTCGAGTGCTCGGAGGTGCTCCAGGTACTCGGACCAAATAAGTTTTATCCTAATCGAGCTGTTGCGAACATTGCAGCGtgtataaagttttatccacactcaAGCGCCCAGAGcccttctgggcgcccagaaCTGCCACATAAGCAAATGGTCAAATTCGACCAGcatgctataaatagagccctaatCTCAGTAGTTCGGTCATTCACTTGTACACGAATTCATTTTCTGTTTTACTACTTTAATTGTGAGttgtcaacattgtaagaggctactccgctcgAAAGAGAATTCTAAGTGAGCTTTTcatagtcttggattaacaatcttttGATTACAAACAAAGTAAATTTCTATAtctcttttttttattaattagtttattattttttttatacaagtgtttgtctaaattatttcaaaagatcgagaaaggtcagTTTGTTTTTTTTGGACAATTTACCCTCTCTTACTGGCCAACCAAGGACCAACACAAACTACATTTCAATTGACAAACAACTGAAAAATTCTACCAGGAAAATATTATATTCATTATTATGTAGTATCAAATTTGATCAAGTGTCAAAATATTCATATCGATTTGTACTTAGAATACTACTTCGATAAATTTATTGAACCGGTAGTATGGGGAGTTATTGACAGCACACTTATGATGAATTTCTTGAACTTATGATATGCAGTGTTGTTTAGGTTACCCTTATGATGAACTTATTGAAACTGTGGTACGGAGGTGAAGtattaatgagaaaaaagagtcCTTTACAAATAAGAATGTCACCAAATTATACCAGTTCTAAAAGGGCATTAACAATCTTTATTTTATTCATTCAAAGTTGATCAAAATCCCTTCCAATGATTTAGTAAATTATACTGACGCCTCTAGTCTTATATTTGCTTATGATTTGATAATTGAGTAATGCTAGGCTTCAAGGCTGAGTTAATTGATTTTATATGACAGGGTACATTGACAAAACAATGGAAGGCATTATCTGAAGAAGTTTACTACAGGTTTCAGTGGTAGATTGTTCACATAACACTAGGGGGGAAATCCTTCCCACAGATCATATAAAAGTCTAGCAACCAATGTCAATATCCAAAAAGCGGCTGACATAGAATAAAGTTGAAGAAACTCATACCGTAAAGATAAAGTGACAAACTATCTCCATTAACGTAGTCAGAAATGATCAATCTTTCTTGCTCCCTTGGACCCCAATAATAGCCCCTCCAAGGGATGATATTTGGATGTCTGATGGTTCCAATTCTCTTTGCCTCCTTAGCAAATTCCTTTTTGACTTTAACAAGGCCTACTCTTAGCCACTTGACAGTCATAACATGGCCACTATCGAGGGTTGCTTTGTAGGATGTACCATGGCTGCTTCTACCAAGAACTTCTGCAGGGGCACGAGATAATTCTTCAGCTGTGAATATCAAAGAGTTGTCTAAGAAAAAGAGTTCTCCAGCTAAACGATCTGGTGAATAAACGTCCAACATTACTGGTTGTTCAGATACAAGTGAATTGGTAAAATGAGGTGATGAGCACAATGGTGATCCTGGAGAAGACCTCTCTCCTTCTGTAGCAGGATAATTTTGCACGTGGTTCATAGAAGTTTCTGAAGTTTTACTATCAGAATATCCATATTCAACAGCCTCTGCCAATAACTCCTTCTGTGCCGATACTGTTCTAGAAGCTGTCAATAAATGGTCATTGGAAAAACTAACTGAAGTAGTCACAGGATTATCCTTCAATGATCTGAATATATTTGGACGGCCTAATCTCCCCAGTTTTAATTCTCTTCCAGTAGATCGGTCTCCAGAACAATTCTTTCCACAGAGTTCCTGGGACCGGATCATGTATAATATCATCACTGCAAATAAAATTAACATGACACCACCAACTGACCCGACAATAGCAGCTATTCGGACGTTATACTTCCAACGGTCATGATTTCCATCCAATTCACCATCATTTTCTGAAGGCATGCCACGAGGAGAGACAAGTAATGTATTCCCAGGATAAAATGAGTCAGGTGGAAATCTCTGCAGACTTTGTGGGATGGTGCCAGACAGATCATTATAGGAAACGTTAAAAACCTTCAGAGTTGGTTGAGGCATATCAGGTATATCACCATCAAAATGATTTATTGACAGATCAAGGATTTCCAAAGAGTTGAGCTTGCCTAGCTCACTAGGCAACTCTCCCAACAAGGAATTATTTCGAAGAATAAGAAGCTTAAGTCTTTGAAGGTTAACAATTTCTATCGGCAATGGACCAGTCAACGTGTTATCAGATAAGTCAAGGCTCTCTAAATGACAATAAGATGGTAAAACAAGTGATTCAGTTGAATGTGAGCTTTGAATTGGAATATTCCCAAAAAATTGGTTTCCTGAGAGATTCAAACTAGTTAGAATAGATTTGAAAAATCCTGGAAGAATTGATCCTGAGAATCCATTCATACTGAGATCAAGTTCTGACAACAAAGGATA
This region of Zingiber officinale cultivar Zhangliang chromosome 9A, Zo_v1.1, whole genome shotgun sequence genomic DNA includes:
- the LOC122021831 gene encoding uncharacterized protein LOC122021831 yields the protein MAETKGSLVASEPLDAPDEVDQLEAGRLSQILCRVCLRSDGRDLISPCKCEGSSKFVHRECLNYHRAVKERFAFANCTDCKAPYYLRIHIHPERKGRILQFLKFRNILCLFAMIQITICLLASIGYLVCGTQTYFGRFSYSHGRTFYDYFYYWWPLGRVYATEFNVYYGLVVLLCCLLLGFSGFFLACYHLGILKRNPQSYQDNRSWRNECIKAFYYGSMAEVDRAWLELMFIMEFFVIVIIPFMSIFYAITIASVFGRQIWKHHFYTRGKQLLMREYVVEDVDGLVKDWCPPPLPPAHVKELAGLGFL
- the LOC122019926 gene encoding probable inactive receptor kinase At5g10020, which gives rise to MKPLSPTLLTGGEKLWQTMDPCLRAALPLVFLLLASSASAAGPADDAKSLLEFKKGISSPSVSALDSWKPGSTPCGATPSWFGVSCDAAGNVVSVDLSRRDLSGDLKFSTLTGLSYLQNLSLSGNDFTGRLVPGLGSMAQLKHLDLSGNRFYGPVPERITDIGGLLFLDLSYNNFTQGFPTGIRNLQQLRVLDLRSNGLWGDMAELLAALRNNEYVDLSSNYFTGNLLVDAVNLTALGNTVKYLNLSNNNLFGGFFTNELIQTFKNLEMLDVSNNQLTGELPAFDSVYSLKVFRAAGNKLYGSMPRALLASPLQLQEIDLSGNGLTGNALDVNSTSLKLLNLSSNMLTGSLPSRIGLCISVDFSNNNISGDLSVLPNWGNTLEAIDLSSNSLSGNYPEASQLQNLRSIRIQNNHLTGVLPSALENYPLLSELDLSMNGFSGSILPGFFKSILTSLNLSGNQFFGNIPIQSSHSTESLVLPSYCHLESLDLSDNTLTGPLPIEIVNLQRLKLLILRNNSLLGELPSELGKLNSLEILDLSINHFDGDIPDMPQPTLKVFNVSYNDLSGTIPQSLQRFPPDSFYPGNTLLVSPRGMPSENDGELDGNHDRWKYNVRIAAIVGSVGGVMLILFAVMILYMIRSQELCGKNCSGDRSTGRELKLGRLGRPNIFRSLKDNPVTTSVSFSNDHLLTASRTVSAQKELLAEAVEYGYSDSKTSETSMNHVQNYPATEGERSSPGSPLCSSPHFTNSLVSEQPVMLDVYSPDRLAGELFFLDNSLIFTAEELSRAPAEVLGRSSHGTSYKATLDSGHVMTVKWLRVGLVKVKKEFAKEAKRIGTIRHPNIIPWRGYYWGPREQERLIISDYVNGDSLSLYLYESTPRRYSRLSVSQRLKIAIDVACCLYYLHNEKGLAHGSLKPTNILLTGPDLTARLTDYSLHRLMTHNGTAEQILNLGALGYRAPELQTASKPSPSFKADVYAFGVILMEMLTRRSAGDIISGQTGAVDLTDWVQMCNREGRGTDCFDRDISGLEEAPRVMDELLAVSLRCILPANERPNIRTVFQDLCAITI